The proteins below come from a single Cannabis sativa cultivar Pink pepper isolate KNU-18-1 chromosome 3, ASM2916894v1, whole genome shotgun sequence genomic window:
- the LOC115709915 gene encoding large ribosomal subunit protein uL15x, whose translation MTTRFKKNRKKRGHVSAGHGRVGKHRKHPGGRGNAGGMHHHRILFDKYHPGYFGKVGMRYFHKLRNKFYCPIVNIDKLWSMVPQEIKDKSTKDNVPLIDVSQFGYFKVLGKGTLPEDKPFVVKAKLISKIAEKKIKQAGGAVVLTA comes from the coding sequence ATGACTACCCGATTCAAGAAGAACCGTAAGAAGAGAGGCCACGTCAGTGCCGGGCATGGACGAGTGGGTAAGCACAGGAAGCATCCCGGAGGAAGAGGTAACGCCGGAGGTATGCACCACCACAGGATCTTGTTCGACAAGTACCATCCTGGGTACTTTGGAAAGGTCGGAATGAGGTACTTCCACAAGCTCAGGAACAAGTTCTATTGCCCCATTGTCAACATCGACAAGCTCTGGTCCATGGTTCCTCAAGAGATCAAGGACAAGTCCACCAAGGACAACGTTCCTTTGATCGATGTATCGCAGTTTGGGTATTTCAAGGTCTTGGGTAAAGGTACCCTCCCAGAGGATAAGCCCTTCGTTGTTAAGGCCAAGCTCATTTCTAAGATCGCAGAGAAGAAGATCAAGCAGGCTGGTGGCGCTGTCGTTTTGACGGCTTAG